The Caulobacter sp. FWC26 genome contains a region encoding:
- the pheT gene encoding phenylalanine--tRNA ligase subunit beta: MKFTLSWLKDHLETTATVPEIVAAMTMAGLEVEHVTDPATKLAPFTVCKIVEAARHPNADRLQVCQVDTVDGRKEIVCGAPNARAGLTTIYAPIGAYVPGLGVTLVEKPVRGVVSNGMLCSAAELEYATESDGIMELPDSLAVGTPAVDALGLEAVIDFEVTPNRPDWLGVAGIARDLAAAGVGTLKDLSIAPIPGTYPSPISVKVDGEACPAFAGRYIRGVKNGPSPKWLQDRLTAIGLRPISALVDVTNLIAYDRARPLHVYDVAKLSGSEISTRLGRHGVNGDEHLIALDGKTYELTPEMCVIADAGGERPIGLGGVMGGESTGCSDDTVDVFIESAWFEPIRIAQTGRTTGIASDAQYRFARTVDTGSLVDGIELATKLILELCGGEPSEVLYVGEVPPAPKGFAFDPDYVGQLSGLAVTPEKTHQILAALGFDVALGSPWTVTPPTFRRDVEGKADLVEEVARIAGYGALPSTPLPEVPRAVGGILTAKQARARAARRALAAAGYAEAVTFSFTNRKTAELFGGGQDVLVLANPIASELDCMRPSLLPNLIEAAGRNARQGFPDAALFEIGPTFHGDKPADQRTVVSAILVPKAPRGWDKAPQGDVFTVKADLLGLLEELGAPVASLQTAQGTASSWWHPGRSARLQLGPKAVMAEFGEIHPAVLKALDVAGPVYGFEITLEAIPEPKKKSIKTRPAFSPSALMPLTRDFAFLVEKPKAAGDLVKALAGADKALITTARVFDVYEGPGVPEGFKSVAIEIVVQPREATLTEAEIEALSAKVVAAAEKAGGKLRG, translated from the coding sequence TTGAGACCACCGCCACCGTCCCCGAGATCGTCGCGGCCATGACCATGGCCGGGCTCGAGGTCGAGCACGTCACTGATCCGGCGACCAAGCTGGCGCCGTTCACGGTCTGCAAGATCGTCGAGGCCGCGCGTCACCCGAACGCCGACCGCCTGCAGGTCTGCCAGGTCGACACGGTCGACGGCCGCAAGGAGATCGTCTGCGGGGCGCCGAACGCGCGCGCGGGCCTGACCACCATCTACGCCCCGATCGGCGCCTATGTGCCGGGCCTGGGCGTAACCCTGGTCGAGAAGCCGGTGCGCGGCGTGGTCTCGAACGGCATGCTCTGCTCGGCCGCCGAGCTGGAATACGCCACCGAGAGCGACGGCATCATGGAGCTGCCCGATAGCCTCGCCGTCGGCACGCCGGCCGTCGACGCCCTGGGCCTGGAAGCCGTCATCGACTTTGAAGTCACCCCCAACCGCCCCGACTGGCTGGGCGTCGCCGGCATCGCCCGCGATCTGGCCGCCGCCGGCGTGGGCACACTGAAGGACCTGTCGATCGCGCCGATCCCGGGAACTTATCCGAGCCCGATCAGCGTCAAGGTCGACGGCGAGGCCTGCCCGGCCTTCGCTGGCCGCTATATCCGCGGCGTCAAGAACGGCCCCTCGCCCAAGTGGCTGCAGGACCGCCTGACCGCCATCGGTCTGCGCCCGATCAGCGCCCTCGTGGACGTCACCAACCTGATCGCCTACGACCGCGCCCGCCCGCTGCACGTCTATGACGTGGCCAAGCTGTCGGGGAGCGAGATCTCCACGCGCCTGGGCCGTCACGGCGTGAACGGCGACGAGCACCTGATCGCCCTGGACGGCAAGACCTACGAGCTGACGCCGGAGATGTGCGTGATCGCTGACGCGGGCGGCGAGCGTCCGATCGGCCTCGGTGGCGTCATGGGCGGCGAAAGCACCGGTTGCTCGGACGACACCGTGGACGTCTTCATCGAGAGCGCCTGGTTCGAGCCGATCCGCATCGCCCAGACCGGCCGCACGACCGGCATCGCCAGCGACGCCCAGTACCGCTTCGCCCGCACCGTCGACACCGGCTCGCTGGTGGACGGGATCGAGCTGGCCACCAAGCTGATCCTGGAGTTGTGCGGCGGCGAGCCGTCAGAGGTTCTTTATGTCGGCGAGGTTCCGCCCGCGCCGAAGGGCTTCGCCTTCGACCCCGACTATGTCGGCCAGCTGTCGGGCCTGGCCGTGACGCCGGAGAAGACCCACCAGATCCTGGCGGCGCTGGGCTTCGACGTCGCGCTGGGCTCGCCCTGGACCGTCACCCCGCCGACCTTCCGCCGCGACGTGGAAGGCAAGGCCGACCTCGTGGAAGAAGTCGCGCGCATCGCCGGTTATGGCGCCCTGCCCTCGACGCCGCTGCCGGAGGTTCCGCGCGCCGTCGGCGGCATCCTGACCGCCAAGCAGGCCCGCGCCCGCGCCGCCCGTCGCGCCCTGGCGGCCGCCGGCTACGCCGAGGCCGTGACGTTCAGTTTCACCAACCGCAAGACCGCAGAGCTGTTCGGCGGCGGCCAGGACGTGCTGGTGCTGGCCAATCCGATCGCCTCGGAGCTGGACTGCATGCGCCCGTCGCTGCTGCCCAACCTGATCGAAGCTGCCGGCCGCAACGCCCGCCAGGGCTTCCCGGACGCGGCCCTGTTCGAGATCGGCCCGACCTTCCACGGTGACAAGCCCGCCGACCAGCGCACCGTCGTCTCGGCGATCCTGGTCCCCAAGGCTCCGCGCGGCTGGGACAAGGCGCCGCAAGGCGACGTCTTCACGGTCAAGGCCGACCTGCTGGGCCTGCTGGAAGAGCTGGGCGCACCCGTCGCCTCGCTGCAGACGGCGCAAGGGACCGCCTCGTCCTGGTGGCACCCGGGCCGCTCGGCGCGCCTGCAACTGGGCCCCAAGGCGGTGATGGCCGAGTTCGGCGAGATCCACCCGGCGGTGCTCAAGGCTCTGGACGTCGCCGGTCCGGTCTATGGCTTCGAGATCACCCTGGAGGCGATCCCCGAGCCGAAGAAGAAGTCGATCAAGACCCGCCCGGCCTTCTCGCCCTCGGCCCTGATGCCGCTGACCCGCGACTTCGCGTTCCTGGTGGAGAAGCCCAAGGCCGCCGGCGATCTCGTGAAGGCCCTGGCCGGCGCCGACAAGGCGCTGATCACCACCGCGCGCGTGTTCGACGTCTATGAAGGCCCCGGCGTGCCGGAGGGCTTCAAGTCGGTCGCGATCGAGATCGTGGTCCAGCCGCGCGAAGCCACCCTGACCGAAGCCGAGATCGAGGCCCTGTCGGCCAAGGTCGTCGCGGCGGCGGAAAAGGCCGGCGGCAAGCTGCGGGGGTAA
- the msrA gene encoding peptide-methionine (S)-S-oxide reductase MsrA, with protein MRRLIILIAATLAMLAAPALAAPKTETAVFAGGCFWCMEHDMQGVPGVLKVESGYTGGHLKNPTYRDVTSETSGHYEAVRVTYDPAKLDYGFLLYRYWKLVDPTDDGGQFCDRGPSYRPAVFVTPAQRPIAEKSRAEAAKRLKTGAMKTPILPLQTFYPAEEYHRDYAKRNKLNYMAYRTGCGRDARLKQVWGG; from the coding sequence ATGCGCCGCCTGATCATCCTTATCGCCGCCACCCTCGCCATGCTGGCCGCTCCCGCCCTGGCGGCCCCGAAGACCGAGACCGCCGTCTTCGCCGGCGGATGCTTCTGGTGCATGGAGCACGACATGCAGGGCGTGCCCGGCGTGCTCAAGGTCGAAAGCGGCTACACCGGCGGCCACCTGAAGAACCCGACCTATCGGGACGTCACCAGCGAGACCAGCGGCCACTACGAGGCCGTCCGCGTCACCTATGATCCGGCTAAGCTGGACTATGGGTTCCTGCTCTATCGCTACTGGAAGCTGGTCGACCCCACCGACGACGGCGGCCAGTTCTGCGACCGGGGACCGTCCTACCGCCCCGCCGTATTCGTCACGCCCGCCCAGCGCCCGATCGCCGAGAAGTCCCGCGCCGAGGCCGCCAAGCGCCTGAAGACCGGCGCGATGAAGACCCCCATCCTGCCGCTGCAGACCTTCTATCCGGCCGAGGAATACCACCGCGACTACGCCAAGCGGAACAAGCTGAACTATATGGCCTATCGCACCGGCTGCGGTCGTGACGCGCGCCTGAAGCAGGTCTGGGGCGGCTAG
- a CDS encoding DUF4139 domain-containing protein encodes MNRRMLLASAALLLAPLAALAQEREVSVTIYNSNLALVEDARPLDLKAGRQKLEFKDVSAAIRPETVSLSAPGVTILEQNFDYDLLTPDKLMQKAVGQQVKIVRTNPGDGKETTEVATVLAANQGVVLKIGDRIEVLRDDGVPTRVIFDKVPETLRARPTLSVNVEAATAGPRQAKLSYLTSGLSWKADYVALFDEAKGALDLQGWITLSNNSGTPFENARTQLVAGDVNQLNDGGGFQPRRSSGMISAGVESGVGERVADYYVYPLPERTTIASNQSKQVGFLSAQGVTAKKVYEVREGWFTSQAEPVKAVVAIQFSNAKLAGLGSQLPAGTMRVYMRDAAGDPKFVGENAIGHTPGGSELSIKTGEAFDVSSQATLVAESRVSKRLTRYEMKYLLRNAKDQPVTVELRQGGLGRDSTVKTESLKGRRIDANTLGWSVPVPANGETVLTFTVETGW; translated from the coding sequence ATGAACCGCCGCATGCTGCTGGCCTCGGCCGCGCTGCTACTGGCCCCGCTCGCCGCCCTCGCGCAGGAGCGCGAGGTCTCGGTCACCATCTACAATTCCAACCTCGCCCTGGTGGAGGATGCTCGCCCGCTGGACCTGAAGGCCGGGCGTCAGAAGCTGGAGTTCAAGGACGTCTCCGCCGCGATCCGCCCCGAGACGGTCAGCCTGTCGGCGCCAGGCGTGACGATCCTGGAGCAGAACTTCGACTACGACCTGCTGACGCCCGACAAGCTGATGCAGAAGGCGGTCGGACAGCAGGTCAAGATCGTCCGCACCAACCCCGGCGACGGCAAGGAGACCACCGAGGTCGCCACTGTCCTGGCCGCAAACCAGGGCGTCGTCCTGAAGATCGGCGACCGGATCGAGGTTCTGCGCGACGACGGCGTGCCGACCCGCGTGATTTTCGACAAGGTGCCCGAGACCCTTCGCGCCCGTCCGACCCTGTCGGTCAATGTCGAGGCCGCCACCGCCGGTCCGCGCCAAGCCAAGCTGAGCTACCTGACCTCGGGCCTGTCCTGGAAGGCCGACTATGTCGCCCTGTTCGACGAGGCCAAGGGCGCTCTGGATCTCCAGGGCTGGATCACGCTGTCCAACAACTCCGGCACGCCGTTCGAAAATGCGCGTACCCAGTTGGTGGCGGGCGACGTCAACCAGTTGAACGACGGCGGCGGTTTCCAGCCGCGTCGGTCGTCCGGGATGATCAGCGCTGGCGTGGAAAGCGGCGTGGGCGAGCGGGTCGCCGACTACTACGTCTATCCTCTGCCCGAGCGGACCACGATCGCCTCGAACCAGAGCAAGCAGGTCGGCTTCCTGTCGGCCCAGGGCGTCACCGCCAAGAAGGTCTATGAAGTCCGCGAAGGCTGGTTCACCAGCCAGGCCGAACCCGTGAAGGCCGTCGTCGCCATCCAGTTCAGCAACGCCAAGCTCGCGGGCCTGGGCAGCCAGCTCCCCGCCGGAACGATGCGCGTCTACATGCGCGACGCCGCCGGGGATCCCAAGTTCGTCGGCGAGAACGCCATCGGCCATACGCCCGGCGGCTCGGAACTCTCCATCAAGACCGGCGAGGCCTTCGACGTCTCCAGCCAGGCGACCCTGGTGGCGGAGTCCCGCGTCTCCAAGCGCCTGACCCGCTACGAGATGAAGTACCTGCTGCGCAACGCCAAGGACCAGCCGGTGACGGTGGAACTGCGCCAGGGCGGCCTCGGGCGCGATAGCACCGTAAAGACCGAAAGCCTGAAGGGCCGCCGTATCGACGCCAACACCCTGGGCTGGAGCGTGCCGGTTCCGGCCAATGGCGAAACCGTGCTGACCTTCACGGTCGAGACGGGGTGGTGA
- a CDS encoding DUF4139 domain-containing protein has protein sequence MVMNRSSSPASRGRWRDANTRRDGGGVASSLKRPLHRFAVPLPRFSGEEKLLAASALALAAALPAHAETLASRAPETVAITLYRDGDGPFQAMSPWLRQQSREKGLVLVTETRTVDLPAGRHTLRFDGVAEGLIPQSAALEGLPGKAVERNYDYALLSPGTLVERSLGQPIKVVRTNRTTGRQQTVDATLIQAPYGLMVRTAEGVEALGCSGGPERLVLDRVPDGLTDKPSLSTVVEVPSPTRAKVTLSYLALGVNWQADYVARIHPDGRRLDLTGWLTLVNSGGSQFVGAKTQAVAGKLSRTPVRVDRGQSKTIYRACWPMDTTHYGQAPPPPPPPAPPLPIPPVMSAVPMFAPSRGEVVVTGARAKLAEQSNLGDYKLYTLPEPVTLNARQTKQVAFLDQKDVAFQRLYAVAMDSYNDYGEADAPFVTPDVVLRLENKTTNGLGKPLPSGALSAIETAEGRPTFAGEQAVRDVAVGEPMDLVIGRAMDVRARPRLVEERRLSKDRVRRTYELDLTNAKSVPVTVEIRHDPSAPRFKVVAEPQKHDIRQGQVAWRVRLAAGEQQTFRYAVAFSR, from the coding sequence GTGGTGATGAACAGATCCTCCTCACCCGCATCGCGGGGGAGGTGGCGCGATGCGAATACGCGTCGTGACGGAGGGGGCGTCGCCTCCAGTCTCAAGCGCCCCCTCCACCGCTTCGCGGTCCCCCTCCCCCGTTTCTCGGGGGAGGAGAAGCTGCTCGCGGCCAGCGCCCTTGCCCTCGCCGCCGCGCTCCCGGCACACGCCGAAACCCTCGCCTCGCGCGCGCCCGAGACGGTCGCGATCACCCTCTATCGCGACGGTGACGGACCGTTCCAGGCGATGTCCCCCTGGCTCCGACAGCAGTCGCGCGAAAAGGGTCTCGTTCTGGTCACCGAGACGCGCACCGTCGACCTGCCGGCCGGCCGCCACACGCTCCGCTTCGACGGCGTCGCCGAGGGCCTGATCCCGCAAAGCGCGGCGTTGGAGGGCCTGCCGGGCAAGGCGGTCGAGCGAAACTACGACTATGCCCTGCTGAGCCCCGGAACCCTCGTGGAACGTTCGCTGGGCCAACCGATCAAGGTGGTGCGCACCAATCGAACGACCGGTCGCCAGCAGACCGTCGACGCGACGCTGATCCAGGCCCCCTACGGTCTGATGGTCCGCACCGCCGAGGGCGTGGAGGCTCTGGGCTGTTCGGGCGGCCCCGAGCGCCTTGTGCTCGACCGCGTCCCCGATGGGCTCACCGACAAGCCCAGCCTCTCGACCGTCGTCGAGGTTCCCTCGCCCACGCGCGCCAAGGTGACCCTGTCGTATCTGGCGCTCGGCGTGAACTGGCAGGCCGACTATGTGGCGCGCATCCATCCCGACGGGCGCCGCCTGGACCTGACCGGCTGGCTGACCCTGGTCAACAGCGGCGGCAGCCAATTTGTCGGCGCCAAGACCCAGGCAGTGGCCGGAAAGCTTTCGCGCACCCCCGTGCGCGTGGACAGGGGGCAGTCAAAGACCATCTATCGCGCCTGCTGGCCGATGGACACCACCCACTACGGCCAGGCCCCGCCGCCGCCCCCTCCGCCCGCGCCGCCGCTCCCGATTCCGCCGGTCATGTCGGCCGTCCCCATGTTCGCCCCCTCGCGCGGCGAGGTGGTCGTCACCGGCGCGCGCGCCAAGCTGGCCGAGCAGTCGAACCTGGGCGACTACAAGCTCTATACCTTGCCCGAGCCGGTCACCCTGAACGCCCGGCAGACCAAGCAGGTCGCCTTCCTCGACCAGAAGGATGTGGCCTTCCAGCGGCTCTATGCGGTCGCAATGGACAGCTACAACGACTACGGCGAGGCCGACGCGCCGTTCGTGACGCCGGATGTCGTCCTGCGCCTCGAGAACAAGACCACCAACGGCCTCGGCAAGCCGCTGCCCTCAGGCGCCCTGTCGGCGATCGAAACCGCCGAGGGCCGCCCAACCTTCGCCGGCGAGCAAGCCGTACGCGACGTGGCGGTCGGCGAACCGATGGACCTGGTGATCGGCCGCGCCATGGACGTCCGCGCGCGCCCGCGTCTGGTCGAGGAACGCCGCCTTTCCAAGGACCGTGTGCGGCGGACCTACGAACTCGACCTCACCAACGCCAAGTCAGTTCCGGTCACGGTGGAGATCCGCCACGATCCCAGCGCGCCGCGCTTCAAGGTCGTGGCGGAGCCCCAGAAGCACGATATTCGGCAGGGTCAGGTCGCCTGGCGCGTGCGGCTGGCGGCGGGCGAGCAACAGACCTTCCGTTATGCGGTAGCCTTCAGCCGCTAA
- a CDS encoding TIGR00645 family protein, whose product MKKPIVETWLERGLFASRWLMAPFYVGLVLALAALLVVFFQELFRELPHILSMKPEDAILMALTLIDLSLAANLMVIVILSGYENFVSKIDTASHEDRPDWMGTVDFSGLKMKLIASIVAISAIALLKAFLKLTEPGVALDQARLLWLVVVHLSFVVSGVLLAVMDWLNSRVEKH is encoded by the coding sequence ATGAAGAAGCCCATCGTGGAAACCTGGCTGGAACGCGGCCTGTTCGCCTCGCGTTGGCTGATGGCGCCGTTCTATGTGGGCCTGGTCCTGGCGCTGGCGGCGCTGCTGGTGGTGTTCTTCCAGGAACTGTTCCGCGAACTGCCGCACATTCTGTCGATGAAGCCCGAGGACGCGATCCTCATGGCGCTCACCCTGATCGACCTGTCGCTGGCGGCCAACCTGATGGTGATCGTGATCCTGTCGGGCTACGAGAACTTCGTCTCCAAGATCGACACCGCCAGCCACGAGGACCGTCCGGACTGGATGGGCACCGTCGACTTCTCGGGCCTGAAGATGAAGCTGATCGCCTCGATCGTCGCGATCTCGGCCATCGCGCTGCTGAAGGCCTTCCTGAAGCTCACCGAGCCCGGCGTCGCCCTCGACCAGGCCCGCCTGCTATGGCTGGTGGTCGTGCACCTTTCGTTCGTCGTCTCGGGCGTGCTGCTGGCGGTCATGGACTGGCTCAACAGCAGGGTCGAAAAGCACTGA
- a CDS encoding DUF1134 domain-containing protein: protein MDRRKLILSSAALGLSAVASEALARQRITAEQLPPAQPITDPNAPPPPAPRETYPAPAAQAGPAPASSGMTPTYDTGRAQTYSADEMIRATSDFLGVTAESAGAAIEKIFKDKGQPTGYIAGEEGSGAFVAGLRYGRGLLYMKGRPTLEVFWQGPTIGWDWGGNASRVFTLCYDLQYPDAIFRRFPGVEGSAYLIGGLGVNYQRADEITLAPIRAGVGLRLGANVGYLGYSRKRRKLPF, encoded by the coding sequence ATGGACCGTCGCAAGCTGATCCTCTCAAGCGCCGCCCTCGGCCTGTCCGCCGTGGCTTCGGAAGCCCTGGCGCGTCAGCGGATCACCGCCGAGCAGCTGCCGCCGGCTCAGCCGATCACCGATCCCAACGCGCCGCCGCCGCCCGCGCCGCGCGAGACCTACCCCGCGCCCGCCGCGCAGGCCGGCCCCGCCCCGGCGTCCAGCGGGATGACCCCGACCTACGACACCGGCCGGGCCCAGACCTACTCGGCCGATGAGATGATCCGCGCCACCTCGGACTTCCTGGGCGTCACGGCCGAAAGCGCCGGCGCGGCAATCGAGAAGATCTTCAAGGACAAGGGCCAGCCCACCGGCTACATCGCCGGCGAAGAGGGCTCCGGCGCCTTTGTCGCGGGGCTGCGCTACGGCCGAGGCCTGCTCTACATGAAGGGGCGGCCGACGCTGGAGGTGTTCTGGCAGGGACCGACCATCGGCTGGGACTGGGGCGGCAACGCCAGCCGCGTCTTCACCCTGTGCTATGATCTGCAGTACCCGGACGCGATCTTCCGCCGCTTCCCGGGCGTGGAGGGCAGCGCCTACCTCATCGGCGGGCTGGGCGTGAACTATCAGCGAGCTGACGAAATCACGCTGGCGCCGATCCGTGCGGGCGTGGGCCTGCGCCTGGGCGCCAACGTCGGCTACCTCGGTTACAGCCGCAAGCGTCGCAAGCTGCCGTTCTAG
- the lepA gene encoding translation elongation factor 4 — translation MTSTPLDKIRNFSIVAHIDHGKSTLSDRLIQTTGGLTAREMSAQVLDNMDIEKERGITIKAQTVRLTYKAADGETYILNLMDTPGHVDFAYEVSRSLAACEGSILVVDASQGVEAQTLANVYQAIDNNHEIVPVLNKVDLPAADVDRVKAQIEDVIGLDASDAVECSAKTGLGIPDVLEAIVTRLPPPKGDPNAPLKALLVDAWYDAYLGVVVLVRIFDGSLKAGQQVRMMQTGATHRIDKVGVFTPKATDVEYLGPGEVGFFTASIKEVADAAVGDTITDEKKPTAEALKGFKEVVPVVFCGLFPVDAADFEDLRAAVGKLRLNDASFTYEMESSAALGFGFRCGFLGLLHLEIIQERLSREFDLDLIATAPSVVYKIKLRNGDEIELHNPADLPDVMQIEEIAEPWIKATIFTPDEYLGGVIKLCQDRRGMQRELSYVGSRAMVVYDLPLNEVVFDFYDRLKSISKGYASFDYQLEDYRPGDLVKMSILVNSEPVDALSMLVHRSRAESRGRGMCEKMKDLIPQHMFVIPIQAAIGGRIIARETVRALRKDVTAKCYGGDATRKKKLLEKQKEGKKRMRQFGKVEIPQEAFIAALKMDED, via the coding sequence ATGACTTCGACGCCTCTGGACAAGATCCGCAACTTTTCAATCGTGGCTCACATCGACCACGGCAAATCCACGCTCTCGGATCGGCTGATCCAGACGACCGGCGGCCTGACCGCGCGCGAGATGAGCGCCCAGGTCCTGGACAACATGGACATCGAGAAGGAGCGCGGCATCACCATCAAGGCGCAGACCGTGCGCCTGACCTACAAGGCCGCCGACGGCGAGACCTATATCCTCAATCTGATGGACACCCCCGGGCACGTCGACTTCGCCTACGAGGTCAGCCGCTCCCTGGCCGCCTGCGAAGGCTCGATCCTGGTCGTCGACGCCTCCCAGGGCGTCGAGGCCCAGACCCTGGCCAATGTCTACCAGGCCATCGACAACAACCACGAGATCGTCCCGGTCCTGAACAAGGTCGACCTGCCCGCCGCCGACGTCGACCGCGTCAAGGCGCAGATCGAGGACGTCATCGGCCTGGACGCCTCCGACGCCGTCGAGTGCTCGGCCAAGACGGGCCTGGGCATCCCCGACGTGCTGGAAGCCATCGTCACCCGCCTGCCCCCGCCCAAGGGCGACCCGAACGCCCCGCTCAAGGCCCTGCTGGTCGACGCCTGGTACGACGCCTATCTGGGCGTCGTCGTGCTGGTGCGCATCTTCGACGGCAGCCTGAAGGCCGGCCAGCAGGTCCGCATGATGCAGACCGGCGCCACCCACCGCATCGACAAGGTCGGCGTCTTCACGCCCAAGGCCACCGACGTCGAGTACCTGGGCCCCGGCGAGGTCGGCTTCTTCACCGCCTCCATCAAGGAGGTGGCCGACGCCGCCGTCGGCGACACCATCACCGACGAGAAGAAGCCCACCGCCGAAGCCCTCAAGGGCTTCAAGGAAGTGGTCCCGGTCGTGTTCTGCGGCCTCTTCCCGGTCGACGCCGCCGACTTCGAGGACCTGCGCGCCGCCGTCGGCAAGCTGCGCCTCAACGACGCCAGCTTCACCTACGAGATGGAGAGCAGCGCCGCCCTCGGCTTCGGCTTCCGCTGCGGGTTCCTCGGCCTCCTCCACCTGGAGATCATCCAGGAGCGCCTCTCCCGCGAGTTCGACCTCGACCTGATCGCGACCGCCCCCTCGGTGGTCTACAAGATCAAGCTGCGCAACGGCGACGAGATCGAGCTGCACAACCCCGCCGACCTGCCCGACGTCATGCAGATCGAGGAGATCGCCGAGCCCTGGATCAAGGCCACGATCTTCACCCCCGACGAGTACCTGGGCGGCGTCATCAAGCTGTGCCAGGACCGCCGCGGCATGCAGCGCGAGCTCTCCTATGTCGGCAGCCGCGCCATGGTCGTCTACGACCTGCCGCTGAACGAGGTGGTCTTCGACTTCTATGACCGCCTGAAGTCGATCTCGAAGGGCTACGCCAGTTTCGACTACCAGCTTGAGGACTACCGCCCCGGCGACCTCGTCAAGATGTCGATCCTGGTCAACAGCGAGCCCGTCGACGCCCTGTCGATGCTGGTCCACCGCAGCCGCGCCGAAAGCCGCGGCCGGGGCATGTGCGAGAAGATGAAGGACCTCATCCCCCAGCACATGTTCGTCATCCCGATCCAGGCCGCCATCGGCGGCCGCATCATCGCCCGCGAAACCGTCCGCGCCCTGCGCAAGGACGTGACCGCCAAGTGCTACGGCGGCGACGCCACCCGCAAGAAGAAGCTTCTGGAGAAACAGAAGGAAGGCAAGAAGCGGATGCGCCAGTTCGGCAAGGTCGAGATCCCGCAGGAAGCCTTCATCGCCGCCCTGAAGATGGACGAGGATTGA